GACACTTGCGGAGTTGGATGGATACTTCGAGCGGGCCGTGCGCGTGTTTCCCGGCGCGCGGATGCTGGGCATCCTGTACGAGACAGAACCGGAAGTCATCAAGCGGCTGTTGCCCCCGCCGCTTGAACCCGCGGCGGAGCCATGGGCTTTGTGCTATATCGCGGATTTTCCGGAGACGAATCTCGGTCCGGCTTATCAGGAAGGCGCGATTTTCATCCGCTGTCAATATGAGGGCGAAACCGGAAATTACTGCTTGTCCATGCCGCTGAACGACGAGGCGCGCCTGCACAATGGCCGTGATATCTACGGCTTTCCCAAGAAGCTTGGCCAAGTTGCGTTGCATCGCGAAGGAAACGCCGCTGAAGGCTGGATTGAACGGCACGGAATCAGATTCGTCACCGTGCGCGCGGAACTCTCCGTGAAGCTTGACGAACCCCCGCTCAAGGTCGGGTCCAATTTCCTGTTCAAGTATATGCCCGCCGCGGACCTGAGCCGCGGCTTCGATGGCCCGGTGCTTCTGGTACGGCAGCGAAACGAATTCGACTATCATGCCTTCGAGATGGGCGCCGGCGAGATTAGCTTTGCGGACTCGCCGCACGATCCCTGGAGCGAGATCGTCTGCAAGCAGGTAATCGCCGCATACTTCTTTACCAGCACTAACCGGCTGCTTCCAGGCAGCGTGTTGGCGCAAGTGGACCCACAGGCATTCCTGCCATACGCCTTCTCGCGAACCGACTGGGAGTTCGGCGATGGTTGACTTCGAGCTTTCTGAGGATCAACAGCGCATCCGCGACATGGCCGCGACGTTCGCGCGCGAAGTGTTGCGGCCCGCCGAAATAGAACTGGACCGCATGGCCCAGCCGGAAGAGGTGTTCTGCAGCGATGTATTCCGCAATACCATGCGGCAGGCGTACGCACTCGGATTCCACAAGATGGGGATCAAGGAGGAACACGGCGGGCTCGGCCTGGACCCGGTCACCAGAGGCGTGGTCTGGGAAGAACTCGCCGCGGCCGGCCCCGGCATCGCAGCGGGGCTGCTGGCCGCGTCGGTGGCGCCTGCCTTCTTGAGCGTGCTCGCGCCCGACAGGACGGAATTAATCGACGCCTACGTCCGGCCCTTTTGTGAGGATTCCGAGGCACGGCATATCTCCGCCTGGGGCAGCTCGGAACCGAACATCGGTTCGGATGGCAGCAACTATTGCGACCTGGAGGTACACCACGAAACGGCCGCAACACGGGATGGCGAAGGCTATGTTCTTCAAGGCGCGAAATCCAGTTTCGTGAGCAACGGCGGCATCGCGGACCTCTTCCTGGTTTTCGCATGCGTGGACCGCACGAAAGGCATTTGCGGATCGGGTGTATTTCTCGTGCCGTTCGGCCCGGGCGTAACGCGAGGCAAGCCCCTGGACAAGATAGGCCTGCGCGCGTTGAACCAGGCCGAAGTTGTTTTCGAGACCGCACGGATCCCCGAGGGCTACATGATCATGCCGCCCGGCGACCATTACCCGATGGTCCA
The genomic region above belongs to Candidatus Hydrogenedentota bacterium and contains:
- a CDS encoding acetoacetate decarboxylase family protein encodes the protein MSFVKTLAELDGYFERAVRVFPGARMLGILYETEPEVIKRLLPPPLEPAAEPWALCYIADFPETNLGPAYQEGAIFIRCQYEGETGNYCLSMPLNDEARLHNGRDIYGFPKKLGQVALHREGNAAEGWIERHGIRFVTVRAELSVKLDEPPLKVGSNFLFKYMPAADLSRGFDGPVLLVRQRNEFDYHAFEMGAGEISFADSPHDPWSEIVCKQVIAAYFFTSTNRLLPGSVLAQVDPQAFLPYAFSRTDWEFGDG
- a CDS encoding acyl-CoA dehydrogenase family protein; this encodes MVDFELSEDQQRIRDMAATFAREVLRPAEIELDRMAQPEEVFCSDVFRNTMRQAYALGFHKMGIKEEHGGLGLDPVTRGVVWEELAAAGPGIAAGLLAASVAPAFLSVLAPDRTELIDAYVRPFCEDSEARHISAWGSSEPNIGSDGSNYCDLEVHHETAATRDGEGYVLQGAKSSFVSNGGIADLFLVFACVDRTKGICGSGVFLVPFGPGVTRGKPLDKIGLRALNQAEVVFETARIPEGYMIMPPGDHYPMVHNAIKTVGNIGVGCLALGLLRAAYEEALSYAKERVQFGKPIVQHEAVAFRLFEAFQAVEAARGLLWKASWTLGNTGLGDLKMSAAARVFATNMAMKHTVEMVQILGGYGISKEYALEKHMRDAKLLQIMDATNEIMTIKGAALL